A genome region from Geodermatophilus bullaregiensis includes the following:
- a CDS encoding GGDEF domain-containing protein, which translates to MTITHNPVAPAATAAPGVADGCAALLPGRVAVLTALAERLADPARRPGALLVVGLLRRDDGWPTPPSALDATTRLVASSLRGDDWIGRAGPAEFAVLVEGSPTDADTVAARLTAEVGDLGFPGLGAGAGIAVLEDGADAAEVLRRATLSLTTARSAGAGSVIRYRGVR; encoded by the coding sequence ATGACGATCACGCACAACCCAGTTGCTCCCGCCGCGACTGCCGCCCCCGGGGTCGCGGACGGCTGCGCCGCGCTGCTGCCCGGCCGGGTCGCCGTCCTCACCGCGCTGGCCGAGCGGCTGGCCGACCCGGCCCGGCGCCCCGGTGCACTCCTCGTGGTGGGCCTGCTCCGCCGCGACGACGGCTGGCCCACGCCGCCGTCGGCACTCGACGCGACCACCCGCCTGGTGGCCTCCTCGCTGCGCGGGGACGACTGGATCGGCCGCGCGGGGCCGGCGGAGTTCGCCGTCCTCGTCGAGGGGTCCCCCACCGACGCCGACACGGTGGCCGCCCGGCTCACCGCGGAGGTCGGGGACCTCGGCTTCCCGGGACTGGGTGCGGGTGCGGGCATCGCCGTCCTGGAGGACGGCGCCGACGCGGCCGAGGTGCTGCGGCGCGCGACGCTGAGCCTGACCACCGCCCGCTCGGCCGGCGCCGGCTCCGTCATCCGCTACCGAGGGGTCCGCTGA